The Larus michahellis chromosome 2, bLarMic1.1, whole genome shotgun sequence genome window below encodes:
- the CIBAR1 gene encoding CBY1-interacting BAR domain-containing protein 1 isoform X1 has translation MMLLGRGLDARDNQTRQIQDAVSNVEKHFGELCQIFAGYVRKTARLRDKADLLVNEIYAYAATETPNLKVGLKNFADEFSRLQDYRQAEVDRLEAKVVEPLKSYGTIVKLKRDDLKATLTAKNREAKQLSQLEKTRQRNPSDRHIIAESELQRASLDATRTTRQLEETIDNFEKQKIKDIKNIFSEFITIEMLFHGKALEIYTAAYQNIQNIDENEDLEVFRSSLYPPDYQSRLDIVRANSKSPLQRTGSLKSSLRTVQISSSLLKKDEEEEEEDEDEEEEEEEEEEEEELDATKESSGSLTSFIAGMK, from the exons atgATGCTGCTGGGCCGCGGGCTGGACGCCAG GGACAATCAGACTAGACAAATACAAGATGCTGTTTCAAATGTGGAAAAACATTTTGGTGAATTGTGCCAAATATTTGCTGGATATGTACGTAAAACTGCCAGACTACGAGACAAAGCAGATCTTCTAGTAAATGAAATATATGCATATGCAGCCACAGAGACACCAAACTTAAAAGTTGGACTGAAAAACTTTGCAGATGAATTTTCCAGACTTCAGGATTATCGCCAGGCAGAG GTTGACAGGCTTGAAGCCAAGGTTGTTGAACCTCTGAAAAGTTACGGGACCATAGTGAAACTTAAAAGG gatgaTCTTAAAGCAACTTTAACGGCAAAGAACCGAGAAGCCAAGCAATTATCTCAACTGGAAAAGACACGTCAGCGTAATCCATCGGATCGACACATTATT GCTGAAAGTGAATTGCAGAGGGCTTCACTGGATGCAACTCGAACAACTCGGCAATTAGAGGAAACCATTGATAattttgagaaacagaaaataaaggacaTAAAA aaCATATTTTCTGAATTTATAACTATTGAAATGTTATTCCATGGGAAAGCTTTAGAAATATATACTGCTGCCTAccaaaatatccaaaatattGATGAAAATGAAGATCTAGAG GTTTTTCGGAGCTCACTTTATCCACCAGACTATCAGTCACGCTTAGACATCGTTCGCGCAAATTCAAAGTCCCCCCTGCAAAGAACTGGCTCCTTAAAATCTTCATTGAGGACAGTAcag attTCCAGCAGTTTGCTAAAAAAAgacgaagaggaggaggaggaagatgaagatgaggaagaggaggaggaggaggaggaagaggaggaggaattagATGCTACTAAGGAA TCTTCTGGCTCCTTGACCTCCTTTATAGCAGGTATGAAATAA
- the CIBAR1 gene encoding CBY1-interacting BAR domain-containing protein 1 isoform X2 — protein MMLLGRGLDARDNQTRQIQDAVSNVEKHFGELCQIFAGYVRKTARLRDKADLLVNEIYAYAATETPNLKVGLKNFADEFSRLQDYRQAEVDRLEAKVVEPLKSYGTIVKLKRDDLKATLTAKNREAKQLSQLEKTRQRNPSDRHIISQAESELQRASLDATRTTRQLEETIDNFEKQKIKDIKNIFSEFITIEMLFHGKALEIYTAAYQNIQNIDENEDLEVFRSSLYPPDYQSRLDIVRANSKSPLQRTGSLKSSLRTVQISSSLLKKDEEEEEEDEDEEEEEEEEEEEEELDATKEVR, from the exons atgATGCTGCTGGGCCGCGGGCTGGACGCCAG GGACAATCAGACTAGACAAATACAAGATGCTGTTTCAAATGTGGAAAAACATTTTGGTGAATTGTGCCAAATATTTGCTGGATATGTACGTAAAACTGCCAGACTACGAGACAAAGCAGATCTTCTAGTAAATGAAATATATGCATATGCAGCCACAGAGACACCAAACTTAAAAGTTGGACTGAAAAACTTTGCAGATGAATTTTCCAGACTTCAGGATTATCGCCAGGCAGAG GTTGACAGGCTTGAAGCCAAGGTTGTTGAACCTCTGAAAAGTTACGGGACCATAGTGAAACTTAAAAGG gatgaTCTTAAAGCAACTTTAACGGCAAAGAACCGAGAAGCCAAGCAATTATCTCAACTGGAAAAGACACGTCAGCGTAATCCATCGGATCGACACATTATT TCACAG GCTGAAAGTGAATTGCAGAGGGCTTCACTGGATGCAACTCGAACAACTCGGCAATTAGAGGAAACCATTGATAattttgagaaacagaaaataaaggacaTAAAA aaCATATTTTCTGAATTTATAACTATTGAAATGTTATTCCATGGGAAAGCTTTAGAAATATATACTGCTGCCTAccaaaatatccaaaatattGATGAAAATGAAGATCTAGAG GTTTTTCGGAGCTCACTTTATCCACCAGACTATCAGTCACGCTTAGACATCGTTCGCGCAAATTCAAAGTCCCCCCTGCAAAGAACTGGCTCCTTAAAATCTTCATTGAGGACAGTAcag attTCCAGCAGTTTGCTAAAAAAAgacgaagaggaggaggaggaagatgaagatgaggaagaggaggaggaggaggaggaagaggaggaggaattagATGCTACTAAGGAAGTGAGATAA
- the RBM12B gene encoding RNA-binding protein 12B, translating into MAVVIRLQGLPVVAGPPDIRRFFLGLNIPDGGVHIIGGEIGEAFIIFATDEDARRAMSCSGGFIKDSRIELFLSSKAEMQSTIEMSRKRFDRGGRETMSGSRRTGTNGSGAAGVGDVPHLVTAFPKGISKPGYGPPNHPEAGFHTNGMRHGDIGMPKSSYQSRRDSHPFNPDDLYLFLRGIPYSATEDEVRAFLSGIHVDGVILIKHRNGLNNGDCLVKFATPGDALEGLKRHRQYMGQRFIEISPSTEERWIEYGGRVDMPNEMDRFFCEDRSPRSSGYMHSRKHSHSRSPRRQRTRSRSPPNQEYYIHLRNLSTNVEKRDLRAFFPDLDIGSKQIKLLTDKHQRRTRDAFVMLRSERDYQAALECHRKVLLNRPVYIFPISKKSMLKIIDSCERKRSQDRDHPGQAIPEKSYREGHSGPKICVYVRNFPFDVSKIEVQKFFARFDVDEDDIYLLYDDKGVGLGEALVKFKSEEQATKAENLNRRRFLGTEVLIRLISEDQMQKFGVNVPLSAPNEMQGHSHPYDRGELSRPVGSPSGPPQGPPMHSFGPPGNFRHPSEFRHPPEDFMCPPKDFRGPPPLMDFGSDGEPFGRMEFGNNKMGNFPEGRFMPDPNFSGGSERVVPIRLKNLPFKATPNEILDFFYGYRVIPESVSVQYNEQGLPSGDAIVAMTNYEEAMAAINELNDRPIGPRKVKLSLL; encoded by the coding sequence ATGGCTGTAGTCATCCGTTTACAGGGGCTTCCTGTTGTTGCGGGTCCTCCAGATATTCGTCGTTTCTTCTTGGGATTGAATATTCCTGATGGAGGTGTGCATATTATTGGAGGAGAGATTGGGGAGGCTTTTATTATATTTGCAACAGACGAAGATGCACGGCGTGCCATGAGCTGTTCAGGAGGGTTTATCAAGGACTCGCGCATAGAGCTCTTTCTCAGCAGCAAGGCAGAAATGCAGAGTACCATAGAAATGAGCCGGAAACGATTTGACCGTGGGGGACGAGAAACTATGTCTGGCTCTAGAAGAACAGGTACTAATGGTTCTGGTGCAGCGGGTGTTGGAGATGTTCCGCATTTAGTCACGGCTTTTCCAAAAGGAATAAGTAAACCTGGTTATGGTCCACCAAATCATCCAGAGGCTGGTTTCCATACCAATGGCATGAGACATGGTGATATAGGTATGCCTAAATCAAGCTATCAGTCAAGAAGGGATTCTCATCCATTTAACCCAGATGACCTTTACTTATTTCTACGTGGTATACCTTACTCTGCAACAGAAGATGAAGTACGTGCTTTCCTCTCTGGGATACATGTGGATGGAGTGATTCTGATAAAGCATCGCAATGGTTTAAACAATGGTGATTGCTTGGTAAAATTTGCTACGCCTGGTGATGCCTTAGAAGGACTTAAACGTCATAGACAATACATGGGTCAGAGGTTTATAGAAATTAGCCCATCTACAGAGGAACGGTGGATTGAATACGGTGGCAGGGTAGACATGCCAAATGAAATGGATCGCTTTTTCTGTGAAGACCGGTCCCCAAGAAGTTCAGGCTACATGCATTCAAGGAAGCATTCTCATTCAAGATCACCAAGGAGACAAAGAACACGTTCTCGTTCACCTCCCAACCAGGAATATTACATACACTTAAGAAATCTATCTACTAATGTGGAGAAGAGAGATTTGAgagctttttttcctgatctgGATATAGGCAGCAAACAAATCAAGCTTCTAACAGATAAGCATCAGAGGAGGACTAGAGATGCCTTTGTGATGTTAAGGAGTGAGAGAGATTATCAGGCTGCTTTGGAATGTCATAGAAAGGTTCTTCTCAACCGTCCCGTTTACATTTTTCCAATTTCAAAAAAGTCAATGTTGAAAATAATTGATTCTTGTGAGAGGAAAAGATCGCAGGACAGAGATCATCCTGGACAGGCCATACCAGAAAAAAGTTACCGGGAAGGTCATTCCGGCCCTAAGATTTGTGTTTATGTAAGGAATTTTCCATTTGACGTGTCAAAAATTGAAGTGCAAAAGTTTTTTGCAAGATTTGATGTTGATGAAGATGATATTTACTTGCTCTATGATGACAAAGGAGTTGGACTGGGAGAAGCATTAGTGAAGTTTAAATCTGAAGAACAAGCCACGAAAGCAGAAAATTTAAATCGCCGAAGATTCTTGGGAACAGAGGTATTAATAAGACTTATATCTGAAGATCAGATGCAGAAGTTTGGTGTAAATGTACCACTGTCTGCACCAAATGAAATGCAGGGTCATTCACATCCATATGACAGAGGTGAGCTTTCCCGTCCAGTTGGTTCACCATCTGGGCCACCACAAGGGCCACCCATGCATTCATTTGGTCCCCCTGGAAATTTCAGGCATCCTTCTGAATTTAGGCACCCCCCTGAGGACTTCATGTGCCCTCCTAAGGATTTTAGAGGTCCGCCACCCCTCATGGATTTTGGTAGTGATGGTGAACCTTTTGGCAGAATGGAGTTTGGGAATAATAAAATGGGAAATTTTCCTGAAGGAAGATTTATGCCGGATCCAAATTTCAGTGGTGGTTCTGAACGTGTTGTTCCTATTCGATTGAAAAATTTACCTTTTAAAGCTACTCCTAATGAGATTCTGGATTTTTTCTATGGCTACAGAGTCATACCAGAGTCAGTTTCTGTACAGTATAATGAACAAGGATTACCTTCAGGTGATGCCATCGTTGCTATGACAAACTATGAGGAAGCTATGGCTGCTATTAATGAACTGAATGATAGGCCAATTGGTCCACGGAAAGTTAAGTTGAGCTTGCTGTGA